In Marinobacterium sp. LSUCC0821, the DNA window CGCGATTGATGAGCAGCTTTTTAATCAAAGGCATTTGTTTGGGATCATTTCTCATGAGTTGAGGACACCGGCAGCAACCTTAAAGATGTTGATCGATGATTTAGAGGATGGGGCCTCACTGCCAGGACACCTGCCTCAACTCAGAGAGACCGTGGATCATCTTCTCGCTGTTTTGCAGGATATGAACCAAGCGGTGAATCCATCGCGTGCATTACCTGCAACAAAAACACGTTTCCATCCCAACCGACTCCTGGAAAATGTTCATGCACAGATGCGTAGAATGGCAGAACTTGCCGATATCCAACTACACATCACGCTGATTAAAAATGAAAAACTACTGCTTGAAAGTGACTTACAACGCTTAAAAATCATAGCTTTAAATCTGATTAAGAATGCAATACTTCACTCTCGAGGAACTCAGATATGGCTTACTGCTGAATGGCAACCAAGAGCTGGATGTGGCTATTTAAAGATCCGTGTGGATGATGACGGCCGAGGCATACCCGAAGCTGAGCGGGAGAAGGTATTTGAGCCGTTTGAGCGACTAGATACGGAAGCAGATGGGTCTGGATTGGGTCTATTTATCGTGAGGCAGTCAATAAATGAGCTTAATGGTAGTGTAGCGATTACACGCAACGCCAAGGGCGGAGCGTCGTTTGAGGTGAGCGTTCCCGTTAAGAACATATCGGAAGCACCAGTTACCCCTGTGTTTCGTCAGGAGTCGCCAGATACCCGAAGATTGCTTGAGAAAATGCGTATATTGGTTGTAGAGGATGATCCTGTCATACGGATGGTCTCAAAAAGCCTGCTAAGTAAGTGTGTCGAACATGTCGACGTCGCTGAAGATGGCTTGGTGGGTTATAACAAGGTTAGGGCAGGTGACTACGATCTAATACTCTCGGACTACTTTATGCCCGTCTTAGATGGTCTTGAGATGATCAAGAAAATACGTGCTGATGGAATTCATACTCCAATCGTATCGGTAACAGCTGCTGTGTTAGGCCAGGAGGCTGAGGCACTACTGGATGCGGGTGCAAGCCGCGTAATAGCAAAGCCAATCTCAATGAAAGCCTTTATAGATTTAGTAGAGCAGCTAAACATTACGGACTAGAGTCTTTCAGATATGATCTGTATAGTACGTATTTTTAATATGTACTATGTATTTTATGAGCACAGAAAAACGCAGCCAAATATATGAGATTGCCGATCAGTTACTGCGTGAGGGTGTAAAACCAACCCAGCAAAACGTTCGCGAACGCCTTGGTAGTGGTTCTTTAACGACTATAAATAGAGCGCTCAATGAGTGGTGGGGGCAGCTAGGC includes these proteins:
- a CDS encoding hybrid sensor histidine kinase/response regulator; this encodes MESKVDYTGLSEELKNSYDAMFACHREHRAGTPGELWVLLDHELNQVRLNPDAQLAFNQPACVDLAVFAKHFTPSEKIFNNLQLRDGAELRFQSIDSEEQGDATHFSAWGFQYEPHQSLRLLNFRKVDLFDPNKLSAIDEQLFNQRHLFGIISHELRTPAATLKMLIDDLEDGASLPGHLPQLRETVDHLLAVLQDMNQAVNPSRALPATKTRFHPNRLLENVHAQMRRMAELADIQLHITLIKNEKLLLESDLQRLKIIALNLIKNAILHSRGTQIWLTAEWQPRAGCGYLKIRVDDDGRGIPEAEREKVFEPFERLDTEADGSGLGLFIVRQSINELNGSVAITRNAKGGASFEVSVPVKNISEAPVTPVFRQESPDTRRLLEKMRILVVEDDPVIRMVSKSLLSKCVEHVDVAEDGLVGYNKVRAGDYDLILSDYFMPVLDGLEMIKKIRADGIHTPIVSVTAAVLGQEAEALLDAGASRVIAKPISMKAFIDLVEQLNITD